A part of Geoanaerobacter pelophilus genomic DNA contains:
- a CDS encoding ammonia-forming cytochrome c nitrite reductase subunit c552 has protein sequence MLKKAVTAAVVVLGATLCLGVPSKLTAAKTKPAKETKGREACYQCHDEIKTMKESSKHAKLACETCHDNLAKHMDSMGDVKPVTKIDAALCGKCHKEQYDSFFKMNYESAARKEKGVPTGRSPKQDKLLAGHGFTFEHNEPRGHAFMVTDQFIVDRFQGGRYQLKDGWKGYDKPGKTWDVLVDKGENTKLPESAMAGNPTCIQCKTSDHILKWKFLGDKDPKAKWDRTSNVNDVAKDTNNPVGCIHCHDPHGTQPRVVRDALIQAVARDRSGNIFAKGGKTDLKEVDFRGFRKIGVMAKTDSRMMCAQCHVEYNCNTGSQWSDGKKVGYDDQRTNHMPLKNAKELLAHYKKLDFYDFKHAVTGARLIKMQHPEAETFAGSVHDRAGVQCHQCHMPKLKGKNGKQFSSHGVIRPKNHIKEACLGCHPKYTVEAKLYQIETIQNYTKGKMRKAEYWIGKLIDAYAVAKRSGVAEETLAKAREKHEEAHVLWEFWTAENSDGFHNPELARETLTGSIKAAKDGVKLLEDAMAGGK, from the coding sequence ATGCTCAAGAAAGCTGTCACTGCCGCAGTTGTTGTCCTTGGCGCCACACTGTGCCTGGGAGTTCCGTCAAAGCTGACCGCCGCAAAGACCAAGCCGGCGAAGGAGACTAAGGGGAGAGAGGCCTGCTATCAATGTCACGATGAGATCAAAACCATGAAGGAAAGCTCCAAGCATGCCAAGCTTGCCTGCGAAACCTGTCATGATAACTTGGCGAAGCATATGGATAGTATGGGAGACGTCAAGCCAGTCACCAAGATTGATGCGGCCTTATGCGGCAAGTGCCACAAGGAGCAGTATGACAGTTTCTTCAAGATGAATTACGAATCCGCTGCTCGCAAGGAAAAGGGGGTTCCGACCGGTCGTTCGCCCAAGCAGGACAAACTTTTAGCTGGTCACGGGTTTACTTTTGAGCACAACGAGCCGCGCGGCCATGCTTTCATGGTGACCGACCAGTTCATCGTCGACCGCTTCCAGGGGGGGCGCTACCAACTTAAAGACGGGTGGAAAGGTTATGACAAGCCCGGCAAGACCTGGGACGTCCTGGTGGATAAGGGGGAGAATACCAAATTGCCAGAATCGGCAATGGCGGGAAACCCTACCTGTATCCAGTGCAAGACCTCCGACCACATTCTGAAATGGAAATTCCTCGGGGACAAGGACCCGAAAGCCAAGTGGGACCGGACATCCAATGTCAATGACGTTGCCAAGGATACAAACAATCCGGTTGGCTGCATCCATTGCCACGATCCGCACGGCACGCAGCCGCGCGTAGTGCGTGACGCCCTGATTCAGGCAGTTGCCCGGGACCGGTCCGGTAATATCTTTGCCAAAGGTGGCAAGACTGATCTGAAAGAGGTTGATTTCCGGGGGTTCCGTAAAATTGGCGTGATGGCCAAGACTGATTCGCGGATGATGTGCGCCCAGTGCCACGTCGAATACAACTGCAATACCGGGTCGCAATGGTCGGATGGTAAGAAAGTGGGTTACGACGACCAGCGCACCAACCACATGCCGCTGAAAAACGCCAAGGAGCTGCTGGCTCATTACAAAAAACTGGATTTTTATGATTTCAAACATGCCGTTACCGGGGCACGTCTGATCAAAATGCAACACCCTGAGGCCGAAACCTTTGCCGGAAGCGTTCATGACAGGGCCGGCGTCCAGTGTCATCAGTGCCACATGCCGAAGCTGAAGGGGAAGAACGGTAAGCAGTTCTCCAGTCATGGGGTGATCAGGCCCAAAAACCACATCAAGGAAGCCTGTCTGGGCTGTCATCCAAAGTACACGGTCGAGGCAAAGCTCTACCAGATAGAGACTATCCAGAACTATACAAAAGGGAAGATGCGCAAGGCCGAATACTGGATCGGCAAGCTTATCGACGCCTATGCCGTTGCCAAGCGGTCGGGAGTAGCGGAAGAAACCCTTGCCAAGGCCCGCGAAAAGCACGAAGAGGCCCATGTGCTCTGGGAGTTCTGGACTGCTGAGAATTCCGACGGATTCCACAATCCGGAGCTGGCACGTGAGACGCTGACCGGTTCCATCAAGGCCGCCAAAGACGGCGTGAAGCTGCTTGAAGATGCGATGGCTGGAGGGAAGTAG
- a CDS encoding sensor domain-containing diguanylate cyclase: MPDRVIKMLLVEDSPEDAELLLWHLRKNGIEAEWERVDSSSDMFGALERGGWDVIVSDYIMPGFSGLEALELVKSRGEDIPFIIVSGKVGEDTAVEAMKAGAHDYILKGNLARLAPAIHRELAESEMRRQRIMTEKELRTLKHAIETIPVGVTIADMAGKIIFTNQAEADMHGYSVDELLGCNVRIFSTPECRKEWRRGDVKDYACLRRETVNIRKDGTEFPVYLISSVVLDASGAPVAVITACEDITERKKAEERLRYMSTHDTLTGFYNRAFFEEEIRRLKEQRLCPVSVIMVDVDGLKEVNDTLGHAAGDKVLKQTASVLLSVFRSEDIVARIGGDEFVVILPGAEQHVAEKAMTRIRDVLEQARCSFVGIGLSLSLGAATAHDTEELEDALKLADERMYQDKLTKSSRKKAASLNDRRLLDR; this comes from the coding sequence GTGCCTGATCGAGTGATAAAAATGCTGCTGGTGGAAGATTCTCCGGAAGATGCTGAGCTCCTTCTCTGGCATTTGCGGAAGAACGGAATAGAGGCTGAATGGGAGAGAGTTGATTCCTCAAGCGATATGTTCGGTGCCCTTGAAAGAGGGGGGTGGGATGTCATTGTTTCCGATTATATTATGCCTGGTTTCAGTGGCTTGGAGGCGCTGGAGCTGGTCAAGTCCCGCGGAGAAGATATTCCATTCATTATCGTTTCCGGTAAAGTCGGCGAAGACACCGCCGTGGAGGCAATGAAGGCCGGTGCTCATGACTATATCCTGAAAGGGAACCTTGCCCGTCTTGCCCCGGCAATCCATAGGGAGCTTGCCGAGTCCGAAATGCGGCGTCAGCGCATTATGACCGAGAAGGAACTGAGAACCCTCAAGCATGCCATCGAAACTATTCCTGTCGGGGTTACCATTGCTGATATGGCCGGCAAAATTATATTTACCAACCAGGCTGAAGCAGATATGCACGGTTATTCCGTTGACGAACTGTTGGGGTGTAATGTCAGGATTTTTTCCACCCCGGAGTGCAGGAAAGAGTGGCGACGAGGTGATGTCAAGGATTATGCCTGCCTGAGGCGCGAAACGGTAAATATCCGTAAAGACGGTACGGAGTTTCCCGTGTACTTGATTTCCAGTGTGGTCTTAGATGCGTCCGGCGCGCCGGTAGCCGTTATTACGGCCTGCGAGGATATTACCGAGCGGAAAAAAGCCGAGGAGCGGCTCCGCTATATGAGTACGCACGACACACTGACCGGCTTTTATAACAGGGCTTTCTTTGAAGAAGAGATCAGGCGGCTGAAGGAACAACGGTTGTGCCCGGTCAGTGTGATCATGGTGGACGTTGATGGCCTTAAAGAGGTGAACGATACCCTTGGCCATGCTGCCGGCGACAAGGTGCTCAAACAGACTGCCAGCGTGCTGTTGTCGGTATTCCGTTCCGAGGATATCGTGGCGAGAATCGGTGGCGACGAGTTTGTGGTAATCCTGCCCGGAGCTGAGCAGCATGTGGCGGAAAAAGCGATGACCCGTATTCGTGACGTTCTTGAGCAGGCCAGGTGCTCATTTGTGGGGATCGGTCTCAGTCTTTCTCTGGGGGCTGCCACGGCTCATGATACCGAAGAGCTGGAAGACGCCTTAAAGCTTGCAGATGAGCGCATGTACCAGGACAAACTAACCAAGTCATCCCGCAAGAAAGCAGCTTCCCTGAATGACCGGCGCTTGCTTGATCGATGA
- a CDS encoding nitrous oxide reductase accessory protein NosL produces the protein MKKLWMGALLFFALCSAGIAADKVEAPDDCKHCGMNRTKFSHSRMLVAYGDGSSAGTCSINCVVTDLNGAKGKKLKSVQVADYDTKGLIDAKSATWVIGGNKKGVMTKVAKWAFAKKQAADSFVKENGGKIATYDEALKMAQTEHAQPTPPQNVKGHGEHKM, from the coding sequence ATGAAAAAATTATGGATGGGAGCTCTGCTGTTCTTTGCGTTATGTTCTGCCGGGATCGCTGCTGACAAGGTTGAAGCTCCGGATGACTGCAAGCATTGCGGCATGAACCGGACCAAGTTCAGTCACAGCAGGATGCTGGTGGCCTATGGCGATGGCAGCAGCGCCGGCACCTGCAGCATCAACTGCGTTGTTACCGATCTGAACGGCGCCAAGGGGAAGAAACTCAAGTCGGTTCAGGTGGCTGACTATGATACCAAGGGTCTGATTGATGCGAAAAGTGCCACCTGGGTCATCGGCGGCAACAAGAAAGGGGTCATGACCAAGGTTGCCAAGTGGGCATTTGCCAAAAAACAGGCGGCTGATAGCTTTGTGAAGGAAAATGGCGGCAAGATCGCCACCTATGACGAGGCGCTGAAAATGGCTCAAACCGAGCATGCGCAGCCGACTCCTCCGCAGAATGTTAAAGGCCACGGCGAACATAAGATGTAA
- a CDS encoding TonB-dependent receptor — MKVTTTAKWCLVLAAMFSVEAFGAEQQLLDEITVRGSKEPPQEESLTIREVRESPARDMGEALKQVEGINSVRKGAIANDVVIRGFQKDNINVFVDGVRLHGACPSRMDPPSFHFDFAEIEQVRIVKGPYDLKNPGGLGGMIDAQTRRPGQGFGSDLSLTYGSWNNVNASATGSYGSERYDGLLGYAFKQSGVPKAGNHKLITDIYPASSANRYKPGEIDATAYEINSGWLKFGLNPTGNSRSEISYSYQDADHVLYPYLKMDADYDRTHRLNWSYRLRKISPLVQDLKLQAYWDKIAHVMDDRFRFSSTPSMAVTRSYSMKTDAETQVYGVKFTTSLAAGPGTLNSGLDYYNRNWDALNQRAMYFAYRDHALIPDVSIDNLGMFAEYELPIGNQWQLKGGVRGDLTWAEAGKGNTMVAAGTSTDFSEVSANLQLTYEPVKGVELFTGLGRGVRTPDPQELYLDLPGTPVWRGNQGLKPTVNHQADIGIKYATNRFYVNTSLFYSDLTDYVNFYQASPTLKSYQNIDASMWGAELGSQVALPLDLFLRGSLSYVEAENETDNRPLAEIPPLKGAISLRYDNGTAFIELLENMARRQDRTDPGLNEQETAGWATTDLKAGYASMGFTVYAGVNNLFDQYYFNHLSYARDPFVGGVGYKVPENGRNFYLTAQYKF, encoded by the coding sequence ATGAAGGTAACTACTACAGCAAAATGGTGCTTAGTGCTTGCTGCCATGTTTTCAGTCGAGGCATTTGGCGCCGAACAACAGTTGCTTGATGAAATCACGGTGCGCGGCAGCAAAGAACCGCCACAGGAGGAGAGCCTCACCATCCGCGAAGTCAGAGAAAGTCCGGCCAGAGATATGGGCGAAGCGCTCAAGCAGGTTGAAGGGATCAACAGCGTCAGGAAGGGGGCAATCGCCAATGACGTGGTAATCAGAGGGTTTCAGAAAGACAATATCAATGTCTTTGTCGACGGCGTTCGTCTCCATGGCGCTTGCCCATCACGCATGGATCCGCCGTCCTTTCATTTTGATTTTGCCGAGATCGAACAGGTCAGGATTGTCAAGGGCCCCTATGACCTGAAAAATCCGGGAGGGCTGGGCGGCATGATCGATGCCCAGACCAGGAGGCCGGGGCAAGGGTTTGGCTCGGACCTGAGCCTCACCTACGGTTCCTGGAACAACGTGAACGCCTCGGCTACCGGCTCGTATGGTTCAGAGCGGTATGACGGGCTGCTGGGATACGCTTTTAAGCAGTCCGGGGTGCCGAAAGCCGGCAATCACAAGCTGATAACCGATATCTATCCGGCAAGCAGCGCAAACCGCTACAAGCCTGGGGAAATCGATGCCACGGCATACGAAATCAATAGCGGCTGGCTGAAATTCGGCCTTAATCCGACTGGCAACTCCCGCAGTGAAATCAGCTACAGCTATCAGGATGCCGATCATGTCCTTTACCCCTATCTGAAGATGGATGCGGACTACGACCGGACGCACCGCCTGAACTGGAGCTATCGGCTGCGGAAGATTTCCCCGCTGGTGCAGGATCTCAAGCTTCAGGCATATTGGGACAAGATTGCCCATGTCATGGACGACCGGTTCCGCTTCAGTTCCACGCCGTCCATGGCTGTCACCCGCAGTTATTCGATGAAGACCGATGCCGAAACCCAGGTGTATGGCGTTAAATTCACGACCTCGCTTGCCGCTGGTCCCGGTACGCTCAACAGCGGCCTAGACTATTACAACAGGAATTGGGATGCGCTGAATCAGCGGGCAATGTATTTTGCCTACCGCGATCATGCCCTGATCCCGGATGTCTCTATCGACAACCTTGGCATGTTTGCCGAATATGAGCTGCCCATCGGCAATCAGTGGCAACTAAAAGGTGGCGTGCGCGGTGACCTGACCTGGGCTGAGGCCGGCAAGGGGAATACCATGGTGGCTGCCGGGACCAGTACCGACTTCAGCGAAGTCAGCGCCAACCTGCAGCTCACCTATGAGCCGGTCAAGGGAGTCGAGCTTTTTACCGGCCTGGGCCGAGGGGTCCGCACCCCCGATCCCCAGGAACTCTACCTTGATCTGCCGGGCACCCCGGTGTGGCGCGGCAATCAAGGTCTGAAGCCGACCGTGAATCACCAGGCCGATATCGGCATTAAATACGCAACGAACCGTTTTTATGTCAATACCTCCCTGTTTTACAGCGATCTGACCGATTATGTGAACTTCTACCAAGCCTCGCCCACTCTCAAGAGTTACCAGAATATCGATGCCTCCATGTGGGGGGCCGAACTCGGCAGCCAGGTGGCATTGCCGCTCGATCTCTTCCTGCGTGGCTCTTTGTCCTATGTTGAGGCCGAAAACGAGACCGACAACCGCCCGCTTGCCGAGATCCCGCCATTGAAAGGGGCAATCTCGCTTCGTTACGACAACGGCACTGCATTCATTGAACTGCTGGAAAACATGGCCCGCAGGCAGGACCGGACCGACCCCGGGCTCAATGAGCAGGAAACCGCCGGCTGGGCCACCACTGATCTTAAGGCCGGTTATGCCAGCATGGGATTCACGGTCTACGCCGGGGTCAATAACCTGTTCGACCAGTATTACTTCAACCATCTCTCCTACGCCCGCGACCCGTTTGTCGGCGGGGTAGGGTACAAGGTTCCGGAAAACGGCCGTAACTTTTACCTGACCGCGCAGTACAAGTTTTGA
- the xerC gene encoding tyrosine recombinase XerC has protein sequence MNACIEQFCRYLETEKNVSPHTLAAYRSDLEQFAGFVREELGESALPEAVGHLLIRRFLAKLAKGHARSSIGRKLAAIRSWYRYLVRQGRMEQNPAELVSTPKKEKTVPYHLSIDDVTALVEAPTGTEPLVLRDRAILELLYSSGVRVSELTGLNIAALDLDAGLVKVLGKGGKERIVPLGSHAVKAIAAYLQALPPEQLDRALFLNFRGSRLTRRSVARIVDRYILNLATMKKVSPHSLRHTFATHLLESGVDLRAIQELLGHSSLSTTQKYTHVNIDRLMEVYDKAHPKAR, from the coding sequence ACAGTTCTGCCGTTACCTGGAGACTGAGAAGAATGTGTCTCCTCATACCCTGGCAGCGTACCGGTCAGATCTTGAGCAGTTTGCAGGTTTCGTGCGGGAGGAACTCGGAGAGTCTGCTTTACCGGAAGCGGTCGGCCATCTCTTGATAAGACGTTTTCTAGCGAAACTTGCGAAAGGTCATGCCCGCAGCAGTATCGGTCGCAAGCTGGCAGCTATTCGGTCATGGTATCGCTATCTGGTCAGGCAGGGGCGGATGGAACAAAACCCTGCCGAGCTGGTCAGCACCCCGAAGAAAGAGAAAACGGTCCCCTATCACCTGTCGATCGATGACGTTACGGCGCTGGTCGAAGCCCCCACTGGAACCGAACCCCTGGTTCTTCGCGACCGGGCCATTCTTGAACTCCTTTATTCGTCAGGGGTGCGAGTCTCTGAACTGACCGGTCTCAATATTGCGGCACTTGATCTCGATGCCGGGTTGGTGAAGGTCCTTGGCAAGGGGGGAAAGGAACGGATCGTCCCGCTCGGCAGTCATGCTGTCAAAGCAATAGCTGCATATCTGCAAGCGCTGCCGCCGGAACAGCTTGACCGGGCGCTATTTCTCAATTTCCGTGGCAGCAGACTGACCCGCAGGAGCGTTGCCCGGATCGTTGACCGCTATATCCTCAATCTGGCCACTATGAAAAAGGTTTCTCCCCACAGCCTGCGCCACACCTTTGCCACGCATCTCCTGGAGTCAGGGGTTGACCTCCGGGCCATTCAGGAACTCCTGGGCCACTCGTCACTCTCGACCACTCAGAAATACACCCATGTCAATATCGACCGCCTGATGGAGGTCTATGACAAGGCCCACCCAAAGGCACGCTAG
- a CDS encoding type II toxin-antitoxin system RelE/ParE family toxin, translated as MIVSFANKETEKLFATGKSKKLPPEIIVRAIMRLAQLDSAREVSDLLMPPSNRLEALSGNRPGQWSIRINDQWRICFSFANGEATAVEITDYH; from the coding sequence ATGATTGTATCGTTTGCAAACAAAGAAACTGAAAAGCTCTTTGCAACGGGAAAGTCTAAAAAGCTCCCTCCGGAAATTATTGTTCGTGCGATCATGCGGCTGGCGCAGTTGGACAGTGCACGCGAAGTTTCGGATTTGCTTATGCCGCCATCGAACCGTCTTGAAGCTCTGTCCGGCAATCGGCCAGGGCAGTGGAGCATCAGAATAAACGATCAGTGGCGCATCTGTTTTTCATTCGCCAACGGCGAAGCAACGGCAGTAGAAATAACCGATTACCATTAA
- a CDS encoding outer membrane protein assembly factor BamD, with amino-acid sequence MNILLKSGITLWVVIAISGCSSTQTVVKSAAEYFKEGEQAYTEKNYEEAITLWKRVKESYLSPELTTKAELNIADAMYNNSNYIEAAAEYENFRKLHPNHEKAPYALFRLGMCNFQQITGIDTDQTPVSNSVQLFTTFLDTYPTSELAPEVRKKLDAVQAMQLEHEIYVGRFYLRTEKYGAAIKRLEAALAKFPKSSATAEALLYLGKSYMLSGDKVKSREIFNRLAADYPSSPFVDDAKKFMEKNY; translated from the coding sequence ATGAATATTTTATTAAAGTCCGGCATAACATTGTGGGTAGTGATCGCCATTTCCGGTTGTTCTTCAACCCAGACGGTCGTAAAAAGCGCTGCAGAGTACTTTAAGGAGGGGGAACAGGCTTACACTGAGAAGAATTACGAGGAGGCGATAACACTCTGGAAAAGAGTCAAAGAAAGCTACCTCTCCCCGGAACTGACGACAAAAGCAGAGCTGAATATTGCCGATGCAATGTACAACAACAGCAACTATATAGAAGCCGCAGCAGAGTACGAGAACTTCAGAAAGCTCCATCCAAACCATGAGAAAGCGCCCTATGCCCTATTCCGGCTGGGCATGTGCAACTTTCAGCAGATAACTGGAATAGACACGGACCAGACGCCGGTCTCTAATAGCGTTCAGCTGTTTACCACGTTCCTGGATACCTATCCGACATCGGAATTGGCGCCAGAGGTACGGAAAAAGCTCGATGCCGTGCAAGCAATGCAGCTTGAACACGAAATATATGTTGGCAGGTTTTACCTGCGCACCGAAAAGTACGGAGCAGCCATCAAGCGGCTGGAGGCAGCGCTGGCGAAATTCCCCAAATCCTCTGCTACTGCGGAAGCACTGCTCTACCTCGGCAAATCATATATGCTTTCGGGCGACAAGGTAAAAAGTCGGGAAATTTTCAACCGCCTGGCTGCTGACTATCCCTCAAGCCCGTTTGTGGACGACGCCAAAAAATTCATGGAAAAGAACTACTGA
- a CDS encoding TIGR02757 family protein gives MNRSLKTILDNLYEARSQAHLNNDPLSFCHRYQDPKDQEVAGLIAASFAYGNVKIILRNLERIFSAIGPEPRRFVERFEPRSGLALFSGFKHRFNDSRDLCALLLAVRQMLTEADTIESFFLKGFAPDTAGIAQGMEAFAARILAMDYAPVFGTGGIPKDSYFPFFFPSPAGGSACKRLCMYLRWMVRPADGIDLGIWQGLSPAQLIIPVDAHIHRIGRYLGFTQRRQADWKAAQEITAALALLDPQDPVKYDFSICHLGISEGCGKSGRNACLSCDIAGICSGITKN, from the coding sequence ATGAACCGTTCGCTCAAGACCATCCTCGATAACCTGTACGAAGCCCGCTCGCAGGCCCATCTCAACAACGACCCGCTTTCGTTCTGCCACCGCTACCAAGATCCTAAGGATCAGGAGGTAGCCGGCCTCATCGCCGCATCATTCGCCTATGGCAACGTCAAGATCATCCTGAGAAACCTGGAGCGCATCTTCTCGGCAATCGGGCCGGAGCCGCGCCGCTTCGTGGAAAGATTCGAACCTCGCTCCGGACTCGCACTCTTCAGCGGTTTCAAGCACCGATTCAATGACAGCCGCGACCTGTGCGCCCTGCTGTTGGCTGTCCGGCAAATGCTTACCGAGGCCGACACCATCGAGTCGTTCTTCCTCAAAGGATTTGCTCCTGACACTGCCGGGATTGCCCAAGGGATGGAAGCCTTCGCCGCCAGGATCCTGGCCATGGATTATGCCCCGGTGTTCGGAACTGGCGGTATCCCCAAGGATTCGTATTTCCCGTTTTTTTTCCCCTCACCTGCCGGAGGGAGCGCCTGCAAGCGGCTCTGCATGTACCTGCGCTGGATGGTGCGCCCGGCTGACGGCATCGATTTGGGTATCTGGCAGGGGTTGTCACCGGCACAGCTTATCATCCCGGTGGATGCCCATATCCACAGGATCGGTCGATATCTCGGGTTCACCCAACGCAGGCAGGCAGACTGGAAGGCCGCCCAGGAGATAACCGCCGCACTGGCGTTACTCGACCCACAGGACCCGGTTAAATACGATTTTTCCATCTGCCACCTGGGAATATCCGAGGGATGCGGCAAGAGCGGCAGAAACGCCTGCCTGAGCTGCGACATTGCCGGGATCTGCAGCGGCATTACTAAAAACTAA
- the typA gene encoding translational GTPase TypA: MQELIRNIAIIAHVDHGKTTLVDAMLKHAGVFRENEAITERVMDSNDLEKERGITILSKNLSVHHGRYKINIVDTPGHADFGGEVERVLTMVDSVLLLVDALDGPMPQTRFVLKKSLDLGLKPIVVINKIDRPGARADEVVDMVFDLFCELNANDEQLDFPIVYTSAKMGYAKLDMTSESTSMEPLFAVVESNVHPPKGDAKAPFQLLVTNIDYNDYIGRIATGKIYSGKVKTGETLALIKQNGAISKGRISKLLGYEGLKQVEIPEAVTGDIVTIAGFDDVGIGETLASAEAPEALPYVAIDEPTISMNFIVNNSPFAGREGKMVTSRNIRERLDKELRTNVSLRVEDTDNADTFKVSGRGELHLSILIENMRREGFEMAVSKPEVIFREVNGKKLEPMEYLVVDVPSEFQGAIIEKMGPRKGEMTSMQPMGEFIRLEFVIPARGLIGLRSEVLTDTRGTAVMTHTFHDYAPYKGEIPGRKNGVLIAMENGETTGYSLDGLQPRGILFLGPGIEVYGGMIIGQHAKDNDLDVNPCKGKKLTNVRASGSDDALKLAPPRILTLEQALEFIDDDELVEVTPKSIRLRKKELEPTKRKRKN; the protein is encoded by the coding sequence ATGCAAGAGCTAATCCGCAACATCGCCATCATCGCCCACGTAGACCACGGCAAAACCACCCTGGTTGACGCCATGCTGAAGCATGCCGGGGTTTTCCGGGAAAACGAGGCGATCACCGAACGGGTCATGGATTCCAATGACCTGGAAAAAGAGCGGGGGATCACCATCCTCTCCAAGAACCTGTCGGTGCATCATGGCCGTTACAAGATCAATATCGTCGACACTCCAGGTCACGCCGACTTCGGCGGCGAGGTGGAGCGGGTCCTGACCATGGTCGATTCAGTGTTGTTGCTGGTGGACGCCCTGGACGGCCCGATGCCCCAGACCCGCTTCGTGCTGAAAAAGTCCCTCGACCTGGGGCTGAAGCCGATCGTAGTTATCAACAAGATCGACCGTCCCGGCGCCCGAGCGGACGAGGTGGTGGACATGGTGTTCGACCTGTTCTGCGAACTGAACGCCAATGACGAGCAGCTCGACTTCCCGATCGTCTACACCAGCGCCAAGATGGGCTATGCCAAACTGGACATGACCTCAGAATCCACCAGCATGGAGCCGCTTTTTGCCGTGGTCGAGAGTAATGTTCACCCGCCAAAGGGTGATGCCAAGGCACCGTTCCAGCTGCTGGTGACCAACATCGACTACAACGACTACATCGGTCGGATCGCCACCGGCAAGATCTATAGCGGCAAGGTCAAGACCGGCGAAACCCTGGCCCTGATCAAACAGAACGGCGCCATCAGCAAAGGTCGGATCAGCAAGCTGCTCGGCTACGAAGGGCTGAAGCAGGTGGAGATCCCCGAGGCCGTGACCGGCGACATCGTCACTATTGCCGGATTTGACGATGTCGGTATCGGCGAGACCCTGGCCAGTGCGGAAGCGCCCGAGGCACTCCCCTACGTCGCCATTGACGAGCCGACCATCAGCATGAACTTCATCGTCAACAACTCTCCGTTTGCCGGTCGCGAGGGGAAAATGGTCACCTCCCGCAACATCCGCGAGCGTCTCGACAAGGAGCTGCGTACCAATGTCTCCCTGCGGGTCGAAGATACCGACAACGCCGATACCTTCAAGGTTTCTGGCCGCGGCGAACTGCACCTCTCGATCCTGATCGAGAATATGCGCCGTGAAGGGTTTGAAATGGCGGTCTCCAAGCCGGAGGTTATTTTCCGCGAGGTAAACGGCAAGAAACTGGAGCCGATGGAATACCTGGTGGTGGACGTGCCGAGTGAGTTCCAGGGGGCGATCATCGAGAAGATGGGGCCGCGCAAGGGGGAGATGACCTCCATGCAGCCGATGGGCGAGTTCATCCGCCTGGAATTTGTCATCCCGGCTCGCGGCCTGATCGGCCTGCGCAGCGAGGTGCTCACCGATACCCGCGGTACTGCCGTTATGACTCACACCTTCCACGATTACGCCCCGTACAAGGGCGAGATCCCCGGCAGGAAAAACGGTGTGCTCATCGCCATGGAGAACGGCGAGACTACCGGCTACTCGCTGGACGGACTCCAACCACGGGGGATTCTGTTCCTCGGCCCCGGCATCGAGGTCTACGGTGGTATGATCATCGGCCAGCACGCCAAAGACAATGACCTGGACGTGAACCCGTGCAAAGGGAAGAAGCTGACCAACGTCCGTGCCTCGGGCTCCGATGACGCCTTAAAGCTGGCACCGCCGCGCATCCTGACCCTGGAGCAGGCGCTGGAGTTCATAGACGACGATGAGCTGGTAGAGGTAACGCCGAAGTCGATCCGGCTGCGCAAGAAAGAGCTGGAACCGACCAAGAGGAAGCGCAAAAACTAG
- a CDS encoding BTAD domain-containing putative transcriptional regulator, giving the protein MSQGSRRLELKWPSEKGRAIFSALLCPMDEYLHWDRLCRVIGNGAPDAEVRQDLNHELRLLAEMFREVVGCNLVVVSNCGVWLDPGIVTVDARLFRDAACNGFAAMAQGDDKRAVRLFREAGLLYRGPFLPEDAGKIIHETRVELAELMEVVADALSREYRSSCRPLSTRKFAAAPSRIAALTT; this is encoded by the coding sequence ATGTCTCAAGGTTCCCGGAGACTAGAGCTGAAATGGCCGTCAGAGAAAGGGAGAGCTATCTTCTCTGCCCTTCTTTGTCCCATGGACGAGTATCTTCATTGGGACCGGCTCTGTCGGGTTATTGGCAATGGCGCGCCCGATGCCGAGGTTCGGCAGGATTTGAACCATGAACTGCGACTGCTTGCTGAGATGTTCCGGGAGGTGGTCGGTTGTAATCTGGTAGTTGTTTCCAACTGCGGCGTCTGGTTGGATCCCGGGATTGTCACTGTTGATGCCCGGCTGTTCCGGGATGCGGCCTGCAATGGGTTTGCGGCTATGGCTCAAGGTGATGACAAAAGAGCAGTGCGCTTGTTCCGGGAAGCAGGACTGTTGTACCGCGGGCCGTTTTTGCCGGAAGATGCCGGGAAAATCATCCATGAGACACGTGTTGAACTTGCTGAGCTTATGGAAGTGGTTGCAGATGCGTTGTCGAGAGAATACCGGAGCAGCTGCAGACCCCTGAGCACTCGGAAATTTGCCGCAGCGCCCAGCCGGATTGCGGCATTGACAACCTAG